In Rheinheimera sp. MM224, one DNA window encodes the following:
- a CDS encoding glutathione S-transferase family protein, with the protein MQLLGSVASPFVRRLRLVLAGQAYQFVALNIFESQGRSVLVKHNPARKVPVLVDEEQVIFDSGVIYRYLAQKLNLKPLSWDQENCLTTINACTDSLVELLLCKRSGFEVTEDKLFFNLQHERIQATLEALEQQIRAGHFGRWDYLSISLFTLIDWVLFRDLVDLKPFPVLLQFRHEHLNQPMVAETDPRLS; encoded by the coding sequence ATGCAGTTACTAGGTTCAGTGGCTTCCCCTTTTGTGCGTCGTTTACGTTTAGTTCTGGCGGGTCAGGCGTATCAGTTTGTTGCATTAAATATTTTTGAGTCGCAAGGCCGCTCTGTGCTGGTAAAACACAATCCAGCGCGTAAAGTGCCGGTGTTAGTGGACGAGGAGCAGGTGATTTTTGATTCAGGAGTCATTTACCGTTACCTGGCACAGAAGTTAAATTTAAAACCATTGAGCTGGGATCAGGAAAATTGCCTGACCACTATCAATGCCTGTACAGATTCGCTGGTTGAGCTGTTGCTATGTAAACGCTCTGGTTTTGAAGTCACAGAGGATAAGTTGTTTTTTAACCTGCAGCATGAGCGTATACAGGCAACGCTGGAAGCGCTGGAGCAACAAATCAGGGCAGGGCATTTTGGACGCTGGGATTATCTGAGTATTAGCTTATTTACGCTTATCGACTGGGTGCTGTTCCGTGATTTAGTCGATTTAAAACCTTTTCCGGTCTTACTGCAGTTTAGACATGAGCATTTAAACCAGCCGATGGTGGCTGAAACTGATCCTCGTTTGAGCTAA
- the blaPER gene encoding PER family extended-spectrum class A beta-lactamase encodes MNVIAKRVFTTTALMMLSLSSWVVSAQSPLLKEQIETIVMGKQATVGVAVWGPDDLEPLLVNPFEKFPMQSVFKLHLAMLVLHQVDQGKLDLNQSVAVKRSEVLQNTWSPMMKDHQGDEFTVAVQQLLQYSVSHSDNVACDLLFELVGGPAALHTYIQSLGINETEVVANEAQMHADDQVQYKNWTSMKAVAQLLQKFEQKKQLSETSQALLWKWMVETTTGPQRLKGLLPAGTIVAHKTGTSGVRAGKTAATNDIGVIMLPDGRPLLVAVFVKDSAESERTNEAIIAQVAQAAYQFELKKLSAVSPD; translated from the coding sequence ATGAATGTCATCGCAAAACGTGTTTTTACCACTACTGCTCTGATGATGTTGAGCTTAAGTTCATGGGTCGTCTCTGCCCAATCCCCGCTGTTAAAAGAGCAAATTGAAACCATAGTGATGGGTAAACAAGCCACTGTGGGTGTTGCTGTATGGGGGCCTGATGATCTGGAGCCTTTGCTGGTGAATCCTTTTGAGAAATTCCCGATGCAAAGTGTATTTAAGCTGCATTTAGCCATGTTGGTTTTACATCAGGTCGATCAGGGTAAACTGGATTTAAATCAATCGGTCGCGGTAAAACGCTCCGAAGTATTACAAAACACCTGGTCGCCAATGATGAAAGATCATCAGGGCGATGAATTTACTGTTGCAGTACAGCAGTTACTGCAGTATTCGGTGTCACACAGCGACAATGTGGCCTGTGATTTATTGTTCGAACTGGTTGGAGGGCCTGCAGCTCTGCATACTTACATTCAGTCTTTAGGTATTAATGAAACTGAAGTTGTGGCAAATGAAGCACAAATGCATGCCGATGATCAGGTGCAGTATAAAAACTGGACTTCGATGAAAGCAGTAGCTCAACTTTTGCAAAAGTTTGAACAAAAAAAGCAGTTATCTGAAACCTCCCAGGCTTTATTGTGGAAGTGGATGGTGGAAACCACCACAGGACCACAGCGGTTAAAAGGCTTGTTACCTGCGGGCACTATAGTGGCGCATAAAACCGGTACTTCGGGCGTCAGAGCAGGAAAAACTGCGGCGACTAATGATATAGGCGTCATTATGTTGCCTGATGGACGGCCTTTATTGGTGGCGGTATTTGTCAAGGATTCGGCTGAATCAGAACGAACCAATGAAGCCATTATCGCGCAAGTCGCTCAGGCTGCTTATCAGTTTGAGCTGAAAAAACTCTCAGCAGTTAGTCCGGATTAA
- a CDS encoding DUF3300 domain-containing protein, translating to MRALMKCLPLLSVALFPALLVAPVAAQQTASAGSTVQSFSQAELDAMLAPIALYPDTVLSHVLIASTYPLEIIKANRWVEEHPRYSAEEALEQVEDEDWDPSVKALVPFPQLLERMSDDIDWTQRLGDAFLGQEAQVMTSIQTLRNKAYASGNLDKQEHIKVVRQEKTIIIEPASPQVVYIPYYDPQVVYGPWWWHSYPPVYWHVPVGYAVHRGFSWGVGIQIAPGFYFSSFHWPRRQIVVIDHHHHWRDPYYYRSHQIVHHKNSHHWRHNPHHRRGVSYQAGYQPTREFSGNRSYQNRDQQREWAAQTRENKGYAPDRKFNSEKAQRFDEKERQFDRNKKGDDLIRRAKEEGPRAQVEPTNSRDFKDRQQVLRQELKNNNRQDPGVDRAVKQPRPDVVRPERSYQTQRTEQTKFERPVQQPRVEAVRPERNYQTPRVEQPRPERSYQQPRVEQPRVERSYQQPRVEQPRVERSYQQPRVQQPRMEQPRAQSREMRSSEGRRQIE from the coding sequence ATGCGTGCCCTGATGAAATGCTTACCTTTGCTTTCAGTGGCTTTATTCCCAGCCTTGTTGGTTGCCCCAGTGGCAGCACAACAGACCGCCAGTGCCGGTAGCACTGTGCAAAGTTTTAGTCAGGCTGAGCTGGACGCTATGCTTGCTCCTATTGCTTTGTACCCGGATACGGTGTTGTCGCATGTGCTTATTGCATCCACTTATCCGCTGGAAATTATCAAAGCCAATCGTTGGGTGGAAGAACATCCTCGTTACAGTGCTGAAGAAGCGCTGGAACAAGTGGAAGATGAAGATTGGGATCCAAGTGTAAAAGCTTTGGTGCCTTTCCCACAATTGCTGGAACGCATGAGTGATGATATCGACTGGACACAGCGTTTAGGTGACGCGTTTTTAGGTCAGGAAGCACAAGTCATGACCAGTATTCAGACCTTGCGTAACAAAGCTTATGCTTCTGGTAATCTGGATAAACAAGAACATATTAAAGTGGTAAGGCAAGAAAAAACCATCATCATAGAACCTGCCTCTCCGCAGGTGGTTTATATCCCTTATTACGATCCACAAGTGGTGTATGGTCCATGGTGGTGGCATAGCTATCCGCCAGTCTATTGGCATGTGCCTGTGGGTTATGCTGTGCATCGTGGTTTTTCCTGGGGCGTTGGTATTCAGATTGCGCCGGGATTCTATTTCAGCAGCTTTCACTGGCCGCGCCGTCAGATTGTGGTGATCGATCACCATCATCATTGGCGTGACCCGTATTACTATCGCAGCCATCAGATAGTACATCATAAGAATTCACATCACTGGCGCCATAATCCACACCACAGACGTGGTGTGAGTTATCAGGCAGGGTATCAGCCAACCCGCGAGTTCAGTGGCAATCGCAGTTATCAGAACAGAGATCAACAACGTGAATGGGCTGCCCAAACCCGTGAAAACAAGGGTTATGCACCGGACCGCAAGTTTAATAGTGAAAAGGCCCAACGTTTTGACGAAAAAGAACGTCAGTTCGACCGTAATAAAAAAGGTGATGATCTTATTCGCCGAGCCAAAGAAGAAGGCCCGCGAGCTCAGGTCGAGCCAACAAATTCTCGTGACTTCAAGGACAGACAGCAGGTATTGCGTCAGGAGTTGAAAAATAACAATCGTCAAGATCCGGGGGTGGACCGTGCTGTAAAGCAACCTCGACCAGACGTAGTTCGCCCGGAACGTTCTTACCAAACGCAAAGGACGGAGCAAACTAAATTTGAACGTCCTGTGCAACAGCCAAGAGTTGAGGCGGTAAGGCCTGAGCGTAATTACCAGACTCCTCGTGTTGAACAGCCGCGCCCGGAACGCAGCTACCAACAACCCCGTGTTGAGCAGCCGCGTGTAGAACGCAGCTATCAGCAGCCGAGGGTTGAACAGCCAAGGGTAGAACGTAGCTATCAACAACCACGAGTGCAACAGCCGCGGATGGAGCAGCCAAGAGCGCAAAGCAGAGAAATGCGCAGCTCAGAAGGGCGCAGACAAATCGAATAA
- a CDS encoding DMT family transporter → MQPASFLRLFSLAAIWGSSFLFMRIAVGSLGPAALMTGRVLFAALFLGLMGWFLKKHQLDLKNNWKHFFILGFFNSALPFLLFAYAAQTLTASVLSVLNATAPIWGALIGIVVFRQALTLRIAIGLVLGISGVAILVGFDPVVLEPGALVAVFCAAGAAFCYGIATHYTRLAKTVAPYTNAHGSMWTSALMLAPVMLLFPIQADISLNVAAAVLALGVICTGVAYLLYFRLVQDEGATPALTVTFLIPVFGVFWGHVFLNEALGWHTFVGVAVVITGTSLVTGFKPSSLFKVKA, encoded by the coding sequence ATGCAGCCCGCCAGTTTTCTTCGTCTCTTTAGTTTGGCCGCCATTTGGGGTTCTTCTTTTTTATTTATGCGTATCGCTGTTGGTAGCTTAGGGCCAGCTGCTTTAATGACGGGCAGGGTGTTGTTTGCTGCACTATTTTTGGGCCTGATGGGCTGGTTTTTGAAAAAACATCAGCTGGATTTAAAAAATAACTGGAAGCACTTTTTTATTCTTGGCTTTTTTAACTCTGCCTTACCGTTTTTGTTATTTGCTTATGCTGCTCAAACCTTAACGGCTTCGGTTTTATCTGTGCTTAATGCCACTGCTCCTATCTGGGGCGCTTTGATAGGTATAGTGGTTTTCCGGCAAGCTTTAACTTTGCGAATAGCGATTGGTCTGGTGCTGGGGATCAGTGGTGTGGCCATCTTGGTGGGTTTTGACCCTGTTGTGCTGGAACCTGGTGCTTTAGTGGCTGTATTTTGTGCCGCTGGCGCTGCCTTTTGTTATGGCATAGCGACCCATTACACTCGTCTTGCGAAAACTGTCGCTCCTTATACCAACGCCCACGGTAGTATGTGGACATCAGCTTTGATGCTGGCTCCTGTCATGTTGTTATTCCCCATACAAGCCGATATCAGTTTGAATGTTGCAGCTGCTGTATTAGCCCTTGGGGTCATTTGTACTGGTGTGGCTTATTTATTATATTTCCGCTTAGTGCAGGACGAAGGCGCCACTCCGGCCTTAACAGTCACCTTCTTAATTCCGGTGTTTGGTGTGTTCTGGGGCCATGTGTTTTTAAACGAAGCTTTAGGTTGGCATACTTTTGTTGGGGTAGCAGTGGTGATCACCGGCACCTCGCTGGTGACAGGGTTTAAACCTTCGTCGCTTTTTAAAGTCAAAGCCTAA
- the dcd gene encoding dCTP deaminase, producing MRLCDRDIEAYIDAGKIQITPRPTPDMISGVSVDIRLGHKFRTFRAYAAAFIDLSGPREEVDHALNSVMSDEIVLTDDEAFFLHPGELALAITLESVTLPADIVGWLDGRSSLARLGLMVHVTAHRIDPGWSGNIVLEFYNSGRLPLALRPNMKIGALNFETMTGEAARPYNKRVDAKYQQQTGAVASRISQDDQS from the coding sequence ATGAGATTGTGTGACCGCGACATTGAAGCCTACATAGACGCAGGCAAGATCCAAATTACGCCACGGCCAACACCAGACATGATCAGCGGTGTCAGTGTGGATATTCGCTTAGGCCATAAATTCCGCACTTTTCGTGCTTATGCCGCTGCATTTATCGATTTAAGTGGTCCACGTGAAGAAGTGGATCATGCATTAAATTCAGTGATGAGTGATGAAATTGTATTAACAGATGACGAAGCATTTTTCCTGCACCCGGGCGAATTGGCATTGGCTATTACGCTTGAATCCGTCACTTTGCCTGCTGACATAGTAGGTTGGTTGGATGGCCGTTCTTCATTAGCCCGTTTGGGTTTAATGGTACATGTAACAGCGCACCGTATCGATCCAGGTTGGTCTGGCAATATAGTGCTTGAGTTTTATAACAGTGGTCGTTTACCACTGGCACTTAGACCCAATATGAAAATTGGGGCGCTGAATTTTGAAACTATGACAGGTGAAGCTGCCCGTCCATACAACAAAAGAGTGGATGCGAAGTATCAGCAACAGACAGGCGCTGTGGCAAGCCGTATTAGCCAGGACGACCAAAGTTAG
- the apbC gene encoding iron-sulfur cluster carrier protein ApbC → MWFKWFKKAAEQQSSADDMPDLLAKTLAEFQSNEFPMPLDSLIQQASFNTKQNSLSLTLKFPWASLADELLPVLQQVQPNLTLELRSENTVEPAYRNIKQVILVASGKGGVGKSTTAVNLAVALGLEGAKVGLLDADIYGPSIPTMLGLKDAKAESPDDKHLLPKQAAGIYLQSIGFLVDPEKASVWRGPMASQALLQLLNETLWPDLDYLIVDMPPGTGDIQLTMSQKLPVTGALIVTTPQDVALADAQKAISMFRSVNIPVLGLVENMSFYQCSHCGEIDDIFGTNGGLELAERYQVPVLGQLPLQKQIRQSCDAGTPLVLNPAESGTGFYRAIARQLSFALYWNSQHQQAQQPEIIFTDD, encoded by the coding sequence ATGTGGTTTAAATGGTTTAAAAAAGCAGCAGAACAGCAATCATCAGCCGATGACATGCCGGACCTATTAGCCAAAACTTTGGCTGAGTTTCAAAGCAACGAATTTCCTATGCCGCTGGATAGCTTGATTCAGCAGGCCAGTTTTAACACTAAACAAAATAGCCTGAGCTTAACGCTGAAATTCCCATGGGCCTCTTTGGCTGACGAGTTATTGCCTGTACTTCAGCAGGTGCAGCCAAATCTGACTCTGGAACTTCGAAGCGAAAACACAGTAGAACCAGCATACCGCAATATCAAGCAAGTGATTTTGGTGGCATCAGGCAAAGGTGGTGTAGGTAAAAGCACTACTGCTGTTAATCTGGCGGTGGCTTTAGGCTTAGAAGGGGCCAAAGTAGGGCTGTTGGATGCGGATATTTATGGTCCTTCCATTCCTACCATGTTGGGTTTAAAAGATGCCAAAGCTGAATCACCAGACGATAAACATCTATTACCTAAACAAGCCGCTGGAATTTATTTACAGTCGATAGGTTTTTTAGTCGACCCGGAAAAAGCTTCGGTTTGGCGTGGCCCTATGGCCAGTCAGGCATTGCTGCAGTTATTAAACGAAACCTTGTGGCCGGATTTAGATTATTTAATTGTCGATATGCCACCTGGCACGGGCGATATTCAACTGACCATGTCGCAAAAACTGCCAGTGACCGGAGCTTTGATAGTCACAACACCGCAGGATGTGGCTTTGGCTGATGCACAAAAAGCCATTTCTATGTTTCGCAGTGTGAATATTCCTGTGCTTGGACTGGTAGAGAACATGAGTTTTTACCAGTGCAGTCACTGCGGTGAAATTGACGATATTTTTGGTACCAACGGTGGCTTAGAATTAGCTGAACGTTATCAGGTACCTGTGCTGGGTCAGTTACCCTTACAAAAACAAATACGCCAGTCCTGTGATGCCGGAACGCCGCTAGTGCTGAACCCAGCCGAAAGCGGTACTGGTTTTTACCGGGCTATAGCACGACAACTGAGCTTTGCTTTATATTGGAACTCCCAACATCAGCAAGCGCAGCAACCCGAAATTATTTTTACGGATGATTAA
- the metG gene encoding methionine--tRNA ligase codes for MTQRKILITSALPYANGPIHLGHMLEYIQTDIWSRFQKARGHQCYYVCADDAHGTPIMLKAQQLGITPEQMIAQTSQEHQADFAEFLIGFDNYHSTHSEENRQFASDIYTKLDKGGYIKRKTISQLFDPEKQMFLPDRFVKGDCPKCGTSDQNGDSCDSCGATYSPTELKNPRSVVSGATPVLKDSEHYFFDLPAFEQMLKDWTRSGSLQDEMANKLQEWFTEGLQQWDISRDAPYFGFEIPGAPGKFFYVWLDAPIGYLASFKNYCDKTGVNFDQFWQKDSDAEIYHFIGKDIIYFHSLFWPAMLDGAGYRKPTSVYAHGFVTVNGAKMSKSRGTFIKARTYLEHLNPEYLRYYFASKLTSNITDLDLNLEDFAQKVNADLVGKVVNIASRCASFISKKFDGKLTADIAEPALLAEFTAAGETIAESFEKREFARAIREIMALADKANQYIDAKAPWVLAKNEATLTEAHLVCSMGINLFRVLMHYLKPVLPAMAKEVELFLNDELSWSTYQTALTNHSINVFKPLMQRVEMTKVEAMVEGSKENLQPTAAAPVAKAAVAETKTAPAVAADGAIEPIGETINIDDFAKLDLRVARIINAEHVEGADKLVKLQLDLGNEQRQVFAGIKSAYQPEQLIGRLTVMVANLAPRKMRFGMSEGMVMAAGPGGSDIFLLTPDDGATPGMRVK; via the coding sequence ATGACACAACGCAAAATTCTTATCACCAGTGCTTTACCTTATGCCAACGGCCCCATTCACTTAGGTCATATGCTGGAATATATTCAGACTGACATCTGGTCCCGTTTCCAAAAAGCCCGTGGTCATCAGTGTTATTACGTCTGTGCTGATGATGCTCATGGCACTCCTATTATGCTTAAAGCGCAGCAGCTGGGTATTACCCCAGAGCAGATGATTGCGCAAACTTCGCAAGAGCATCAGGCTGACTTTGCAGAGTTTTTAATAGGTTTTGATAACTATCACAGCACTCATAGTGAAGAAAACCGCCAATTCGCCAGCGATATTTATACCAAGCTGGATAAAGGTGGTTATATCAAACGTAAAACCATCAGCCAGTTGTTTGACCCTGAAAAACAAATGTTCCTGCCGGATCGGTTTGTGAAGGGCGATTGCCCTAAATGTGGTACTTCTGATCAAAACGGCGATAGCTGTGATTCATGTGGCGCAACCTACAGCCCAACTGAATTGAAAAACCCACGTTCAGTAGTGTCAGGTGCAACTCCGGTTTTAAAAGACAGCGAACACTATTTCTTCGACCTGCCTGCTTTTGAGCAAATGCTAAAAGACTGGACCCGCAGTGGTTCATTGCAGGATGAAATGGCGAACAAACTGCAGGAATGGTTTACTGAAGGCCTGCAGCAATGGGATATCAGCCGCGACGCACCTTATTTTGGTTTTGAAATTCCAGGCGCGCCAGGCAAGTTTTTCTATGTCTGGTTAGACGCTCCTATAGGCTACTTAGCCAGCTTTAAAAACTACTGTGATAAAACAGGCGTGAACTTTGACCAGTTCTGGCAAAAAGACTCTGACGCTGAGATTTACCACTTTATCGGCAAAGACATTATCTATTTCCACAGCCTGTTCTGGCCAGCTATGTTAGATGGTGCTGGTTACCGTAAACCTACCTCTGTGTATGCGCACGGTTTTGTCACTGTCAACGGTGCCAAAATGTCCAAGTCTCGTGGCACCTTTATCAAAGCCCGTACTTATTTGGAGCATTTAAACCCTGAGTATCTGCGTTATTACTTTGCATCTAAGCTCACCAGTAATATCACCGACCTGGATTTAAATCTGGAAGATTTTGCGCAAAAAGTGAATGCAGATTTAGTAGGCAAAGTGGTGAATATCGCCAGTCGCTGCGCCAGCTTTATCAGCAAAAAATTCGATGGCAAATTAACAGCAGACATTGCAGAACCTGCGTTATTAGCTGAGTTCACAGCTGCAGGCGAAACCATTGCCGAAAGCTTTGAGAAACGTGAATTTGCCCGTGCTATCCGTGAAATTATGGCGCTGGCCGATAAAGCCAACCAGTATATAGACGCTAAAGCGCCTTGGGTGCTGGCAAAAAATGAAGCGACCTTAACCGAAGCGCATTTGGTCTGCTCTATGGGTATTAACCTGTTCCGCGTACTGATGCATTACTTAAAACCAGTGCTGCCGGCTATGGCCAAAGAAGTGGAACTGTTTTTAAACGATGAATTAAGCTGGTCGACGTATCAGACCGCTTTAACCAATCACAGCATCAATGTATTTAAACCTCTGATGCAACGTGTAGAAATGACAAAGGTAGAAGCTATGGTCGAAGGCTCAAAAGAAAACTTACAGCCTACAGCTGCGGCACCTGTTGCTAAAGCTGCTGTTGCAGAAACTAAAACAGCTCCTGCTGTTGCTGCAGATGGCGCTATCGAACCTATTGGCGAAACCATCAACATTGATGATTTTGCCAAGCTGGATTTACGGGTTGCCCGTATTATCAACGCCGAACATGTGGAAGGCGCTGACAAGCTGGTGAAACTGCAACTGGACTTAGGCAACGAGCAACGTCAGGTGTTTGCAGGCATTAAATCCGCTTACCAGCCAGAGCAACTCATAGGTCGTCTGACTGTGATGGTTGCGAACTTAGCGCCACGTAAAATGCGGTTTGGCATGTCAGAAGGCATGGTCATGGCTGCTGGCCCTGGTGGCAGTGATATTTTCCTGTTAACACCAGATGATGGTGCTACGCCCGGAATGCGCGTTAAATAG
- a CDS encoding MFS transporter, producing MSNILRSFSSLYFATLLMVLASGVLTTYLGLRLAADSAAQIWIGGMMSAYYLGLVAGSKIGHRLIARVGHIRAFVASAGITTASALGHALIDDLAVWLVLRLMVGMGMMCMYMVLESWLNEQADSKNRGTVFASYMIVSYLGLVLGQLAISLNPELTLKPLLIVAMCFALCIVPLALTRRIHPAPLQPAPLKIKLFWQKVPQALTTVGMAGVIVGSFYGLAPAYIAHSGASTQQVAAYMATTVIAGLLAQWPMGRLSDKIRRSRLIRINTVILGAIVLCIAILPLSGIPQLVFTFAFGILAFTLYPLATALANQNVEQEHRVALSATILLTFGLGACIGPLIASAFMQLIGDSMLYGFMALCTLLLFLRLTQVNYQQKQQNKEVAQDYVMASGDLMSSPLAAALDPRVDEQMVQEQMVNPHHSDAELPTADQELSSMDAEQEAAVTTETVEAVDEAEPDKHQTSDHNKPA from the coding sequence ATGTCTAACATTCTGCGTTCGTTTTCTTCGTTGTATTTTGCCACTTTATTGATGGTACTCGCCTCTGGGGTACTGACCACTTATTTAGGTTTGCGCCTTGCCGCAGACTCGGCAGCTCAAATCTGGATAGGCGGCATGATGTCGGCTTATTATCTGGGGTTAGTCGCTGGTTCTAAAATTGGTCACCGTTTAATAGCCCGTGTTGGTCATATCCGTGCTTTTGTTGCCAGCGCTGGCATTACCACAGCAAGCGCTTTGGGTCATGCCTTAATAGACGATTTAGCCGTCTGGCTGGTGCTGCGCCTGATGGTGGGTATGGGCATGATGTGTATGTATATGGTGCTGGAAAGCTGGCTGAACGAGCAAGCCGACAGTAAAAACCGCGGTACAGTCTTTGCCAGTTATATGATTGTCTCTTACTTAGGTTTGGTGCTGGGTCAGCTGGCGATTAGCTTAAACCCGGAATTAACTCTTAAACCTTTGCTGATTGTCGCTATGTGTTTTGCGCTTTGTATTGTGCCTTTGGCCTTAACACGCCGTATTCACCCTGCGCCTTTGCAACCTGCGCCACTTAAAATCAAACTATTCTGGCAAAAAGTGCCACAGGCACTGACGACCGTAGGTATGGCTGGTGTGATCGTTGGTTCTTTTTATGGCCTTGCACCGGCTTATATTGCGCACAGCGGCGCCAGCACACAACAAGTTGCAGCTTATATGGCAACCACCGTTATCGCAGGCTTATTAGCGCAGTGGCCTATGGGGCGTCTGTCTGACAAAATCAGACGCAGCAGGCTGATCCGTATCAATACAGTGATCCTCGGTGCCATTGTGCTTTGTATAGCTATACTGCCGCTGAGCGGAATACCACAACTGGTGTTTACTTTTGCTTTTGGTATTTTAGCTTTTACGCTGTATCCGCTGGCAACAGCGCTGGCGAATCAGAATGTAGAGCAGGAACATAGGGTTGCATTGTCAGCCACTATTTTACTGACCTTTGGTTTGGGCGCTTGTATTGGGCCACTGATCGCTTCTGCTTTTATGCAGCTGATTGGCGATAGCATGCTGTATGGTTTTATGGCTTTATGTACTTTGCTGCTGTTTTTACGTTTAACTCAGGTGAATTACCAACAGAAACAACAAAACAAAGAAGTAGCTCAGGACTATGTCATGGCATCGGGCGACTTAATGTCTTCTCCTTTAGCTGCCGCCTTAGATCCACGGGTTGACGAGCAAATGGTGCAGGAGCAAATGGTCAACCCTCATCATTCGGATGCAGAGCTGCCGACAGCGGATCAGGAGTTGAGCAGTATGGATGCAGAACAAGAAGCTGCTGTAACCACTGAAACTGTTGAAGCTGTAGATGAAGCAGAGCCAGATAAACACCAAACATCAGATCACAACAAACCGGCTTAA
- a CDS encoding NAD(P)H-quinone oxidoreductase has translation MTQKHVVPSQMTAIEVINPGSQSQLQQVTVAVPVLKAGQVLVKVAAAGINRADLLQRSGLYPPPAGESDILGLEVAGTVVAVADDVSQDWLSETVFGLVPGGGYAQYVAMSAEHLIKKPATLGMSEAAACAEVFLTAFQAMRVVGHLPYQGALLVHAGASGVGTAALQLGKAMGCFVAVTVGSDEKAKACLALGVDCAVNYKTHDFDAELKAARPQGFDLIIDPVAGEYIAKDIQLLALDGQIVVLSMLGGRMTPELDLGLMLKKRGQLLCSTLRSRTDGYKSALISDFSQQFGKALAEGKIKPVLAQSIDWSEAERAHQLLAANAVVGKLVLTLF, from the coding sequence TTGACGCAAAAGCATGTCGTACCCAGTCAAATGACCGCTATTGAGGTGATTAATCCCGGTAGCCAAAGCCAGTTGCAGCAAGTCACAGTGGCTGTTCCTGTGCTAAAAGCCGGGCAGGTTCTGGTTAAAGTCGCAGCTGCAGGTATTAACAGAGCAGATTTATTGCAGCGTTCAGGACTCTATCCGCCGCCAGCAGGGGAGTCCGATATTTTAGGTTTGGAAGTCGCTGGTACTGTGGTGGCTGTGGCCGATGATGTATCGCAAGATTGGCTTAGCGAGACTGTATTTGGCTTAGTGCCTGGCGGTGGTTATGCGCAGTATGTCGCTATGTCTGCAGAACATCTGATCAAAAAGCCTGCAACTTTGGGTATGAGCGAAGCTGCTGCTTGTGCTGAAGTGTTTTTAACAGCTTTCCAGGCGATGCGGGTTGTGGGTCATTTGCCCTATCAAGGCGCGTTATTGGTGCATGCAGGGGCCAGTGGGGTTGGCACAGCAGCTCTACAGCTGGGTAAAGCTATGGGCTGCTTTGTTGCTGTGACAGTGGGTTCGGACGAAAAAGCCAAAGCCTGCTTAGCCTTAGGCGTCGATTGTGCTGTGAACTATAAAACTCATGATTTTGATGCTGAACTAAAAGCCGCACGACCTCAAGGTTTTGATTTGATTATCGACCCTGTAGCAGGTGAATACATCGCCAAAGATATTCAGCTGTTGGCGCTGGATGGGCAGATTGTCGTGCTTTCTATGCTGGGTGGCCGTATGACACCAGAGCTGGATTTAGGCCTGATGCTGAAAAAACGCGGTCAGCTTTTATGCTCCACACTTCGAAGCAGAACAGATGGCTATAAATCAGCATTAATCAGCGATTTTAGTCAGCAGTTTGGAAAGGCTTTGGCGGAAGGAAAAATTAAACCTGTGCTGGCGCAAAGTATCGACTGGTCAGAAGCGGAGCGGGCGCATCAGTTGCTGGCTGCTAACGCTGTGGTGGGCAAACTGGTACTCACGTTATTTTGA